The Papaver somniferum cultivar HN1 chromosome 6, ASM357369v1, whole genome shotgun sequence genome segment ATTTTTTTTGCCCATTGTCCTTCTATTTCTTTCCTCCCATAATTCCCTAACAatggaaaaaataataattggCCAAACTTTCATTCcccttatttcttcctccttctATATTTCCTAGCCAATAGTTGGTTTTCTAAAGATCCATCCTGCACTCATTTGAGATTAAAACCTCCTAAGAGTAGTTCCAAACCTTGTGAGAATAGTTACAGTGGAGAAGTAGATGAGACACAGTTTCAGGTACTTGACTGAAAAAAGAGCAGTTAATGTTCTGAATGTTGCACCCTCTTCTGAGCAGATTGTATGTGGTGGGAATTGCATTATGAGAGTCCATCCAAAGGAAGATATGAATCTTTATAGGCACATAGTTCACCCTAAATGCAATGGTAGGGAGGGAGAGGCTCAGGAACTGGTTCATGCTCAATGAGCCAGTTTTTAACAGTAAAACCTCCTGAGAAATTGCAGATTAATCCATTTTCCAGCTGAGATAGAGAAGGAGGAGAACCTAACCATTCAAAGAGTTGTAGCATTTATAGAAACTTTGAATAAAGAATAACTGTATTCAGTTTTAAATTCCAAGCATTGTTATCTACCATTTCATTTAGACTGGCATTCTTTTGAGCTGAGATTTTGAAAATCTTAGGAAACTTTCACTTCAAAACTTGTCTTTCCATTTGTCCTACCTTTGCGCTCCACTTCTAATTGCAAGTGTTGTTATATCTTTTACCAACTTCTTCTGCAATTGGATTCCTTTCCAAATTCCTCTTCCTTGTGGAAGTGAGGAATCTTTAACCATTAAATCTTCAACTCTTCCTTTTGTTAGACCACTGTTCGaccgaactctcaagcgttgctatctcaagcttgtttgtcaagtttagttaatcaaaactatatacttgatttctagtctacttatagctatgtctcggattatgatagaatgtgtagttgagctttagacttcacggcgtgcaccaattgaagatgaagatctactgaagagcttggaggaacttcatcaacaaaaggtatgtggagactaaaacttatctatcacttagaagtctattctattctaacGAAActaaatcgtatagctatatagacttttacactaTACACATTTaattttcgagctgagtttaactcgcttatatatttctcgaaatatgtgttggaagctttttgttttagctatgttcatcatattcttgacgagtttagttggagacaatttattttttggaaactaaatgttaagtcaaaagattatcatgtgaaaattaccttgaacatcttatatgatttgtgcgacactatcatttgatgttaatttggaaagtttcgtattgatcattcgatcacttgaaaattactttaagctaatggtttgtgtgagacaaccgttgtcgtcttctaaggatgtatcaatgattgaaatgacagtttagaagaattacccatgtctggatacaacacgttATGCATACCtaatatgcgaactgtattgtgatggtTCAAGTCTtgaactcttgtttgcatacccagtatgtgaacggatttacctgagaacgtcaagaactcttgtttgcatacctagtatgggAACGGGTTTACTTGAGTTGGGTCCAGAACGATTTTTCgggaaccgggtttgcgaacgacttgactaagccaaggtccggagctgctgttcgcgtacctggttggcgaatACACTGGTGAAGTTTTAGAATCggtcatgtatgattctcatactcatgaactaaaacatttatgatctaaggaatcaatctttgcaaaccgtggcttaatgttcatgaattgattcttgtataagtattttgtacgattatgaatcaaactgatttcgattaaatttgttcatatatatttctatgagatagtaaacaattgaataactcaatttgaaacacaattagattcatttgattatatttcatgattgattgatcttcatatttgatctagaagtgttagatgaatacggctaagacaaaagtgttcatatggctaacttctgttaactattattgagcctactcaatatacacgtttaagtacggtaacgcatatctaaatgaaggtatatttcatttgtgtgtaacaagataagaccatctaacggtggagattaattgctttatttctaagcagacttagcttgaatcttaaatcaggatttcatctaacggtgaatattgaatgatttgttactaagctatcttagctttgattaaaAGCAAACCTAATTTGAAAGatcatataagggagaactctagcaagggGAAACCTATTCCTCACACTTTTGTAagttcctagttgcgtactagagtcgattctcctttaacttaggtttttccaaaaccattataggttaacgttTTGAAGACTTcatcattgggattcgtgaagccagatccaactattttctctgtagttgtgtattcagATCTTATTTTtgttatcgtattgagttttgtcttctctaagatttactcgagatttatctctgatacgtAAGATTTAAAAAGTAATCTCCAAAGTTcctcgtctcagactcttgtgattccgcaataaattttcctgttaatcagttgagttattatgaggtgactaatattttctAGACTGCTCTTCgagagtataagaccagattattagttggttcatgttcaccttgattttatcaaaagacggaacaaaaacagaataaagaataaacatatttttgggatacatatttgtttataagtcttcgactttgagtcgcagcaactcttagttatgggtgagatcagctaagggaatcaaggcgcagaatctggcgtggttctagaggcgtaaggaacgcaactataccttaatcggtgtgagacttggttagggctcaactacattccagtctgaagttaacttgtactaAGATaaagtatgtagcggcttaataaaatgtggtgttcaatctcgACTAGGTCCGGTGGTTTTTCaaaatttgcggtttcctcgttaaaaaaattgttggtgtctgtgttatttcttttccgtattatatttttatataattgaaatatcacaggatgtgcatagttcaatcagttgataaattttaccttgtttgttggatgtaacttgattgacacttggatattggtatttgttaccgtccaagttatttctcatatcaatcaggctcgcggatttctatctgtttgattttctgattgtattgagaaagagaatataaactctttgatataattcttgattgagtctcacttttaagttggcgcTCTCGGAGTTaagttggagtttagtccatacagattgtcgaacgaattattgggtgtggtttttatacccccaCCTTTTCACCCTTTATCTTATTTTGTACTATTCTCCTCCATAAATGATGTTTTTCAACTGAATATCTCCAAGTCCATTTAGCAAGAAGAGGTTTGTTAGTTTGTTTGAGGTTTCTTATGCCTAAACCTCATGTTTTCTTGGGTCTGTTAACCCTGTTCCAAGCCACCTaactaatcttttttttttcctgaagttGAGCCCCACAGAAATTCTCTCATAATCTGGTTAAGCCTTTTCTCAACTTTCACTGGCATAGGGAAGAGAGACATGAAGTAAATTGGCAAACTAGATATAGTTGTTTTAATTTAGAGAACTCTACCTGCTTTAGTAAAAAATCTCCTTCTCCATGGtgcaagcttttttttttttaaattccaaCGACTACATCCCAAATTGAGCATCTTCTACTGGTGGCTCCAATGAAGTCCAAGGTATTTGAGAGGAAGTTGTTCTTTCTTTATGGAAGTCCAAGGTATTTGAGAAGAAACCCAAATATTTGACAGGCTTAGCAAGCCAATATAAAACATAGCCATATCATTATGAGATGAAATCACAAATTACCATCCGAGAAGATACCCTCCTGTGATGCATCATGTTGAAGAAAACGAGGCGCGTCGGCCTCTTAGTCTATCTTAGCTTTCATTTCTATCCTATACAATTCCCGTTTGAGACAAAActttatttctagcctatctATCTGATTCTCAATTTGTTTGAGACCGAAAAAGCTCTAGTTCTTGGTTCTTGGGGTTAGTCTGCTTTTGGATACCCTCTAATTGGTTGGATAACTAGCAGTggttaggctaagtcctatggtgtgctaatctagcagctagattagcagtccacgtcagctacGACTActtcctaagtcctatgggagtgctaatctagtTACTAGactagcagtccacgtcagcccAATGTTGTTTtgttcagcgctttaaatctcaaCCGTCAGATTAAAGAAATACATCGCtaaacgctgaaccattcagcgaaaagGTAATTTTTGTAGCGTTGAACACTGCTGCGAACAAATACtaagagagaactagtgttaacaaatagacaatattttttcttttttgaactaTAACATATTTTTGACTAGGGAatattagggggagacccaaaaaaaaatattctcattgtcaggcccataaTGAATTTtggataccgtgacacccataaataTTTCTGTGACACCCATAAATATTTCTGTGACggtttatgcatccgcatgacgtgtTATGCATACTGTTTTTTCAGGGATAACTCATTATGCATcataatttttcaggggtataattggcaacgcgacttggatataacatatctaaaaatccgcaccttggaattttaaaaattttatatcgttggaaatcttttaaagagagccaccggacgagtacaaacaacaatatcaaatttttgtttttcacgaaaaaatcggaggtgatcatcgttttagagaaaatttctgaaaactgactgcatattcattatgcatcctccaaaaaagatgcataacacattatgcagatgcataacgaattatgcaacaattttcttcactgcataacaaattatgcctatgcataacaaagttatgcatctataacaagttatgtagtcattgtattagtgcgtaactacataaaaaaatgatgcataatgcaATATGCATcttttttctcgatgcataaaatatTGTACAACAATTTTCTagaatgcataatgcattatgcatccatttttgcGACTGCATGAAATGTTATGcaattattattgtaggtgcatgacaagttatgcagccttaaGAATTGTTTCCGTGAGTCCACGAGGACCCCCTGAGGAGAAAGATGCAATGACAGGTGTTGGTTTAAATTTCGTAACTTCAACTGTGGGTAGAATAGTAGTCGTCGGGTACCTGTTTCATTACCAAACAAGATCAAAGCTTGGTTGTTATTTCAACTTGCTCAAAATTCTTTTAACGTATAAATCAGAATTACGCATTAGTAGGCATACTTACTTGGTTGTGTTAATGTATTACGCATTAGGAGGCATGCTTAAATGGGAAAACACTCGAGTCAAATggctctcctttttctttttcggcTTCATTGATCAAAATTATGCCTTTTGCATGAGCTGATTCAACCACCAATTTCTTTATCCGTCTCGAGACCATTGGATCCGTGTTAACACAGACAATAATTTTTCCTGCTGCTTTTTTCAAATCTAATGATCCTGGATAGCAATTGCTAAATTTCTAGGGGAAAACAGCAAGAAAGAAAAGATATCAGAATGTATCAACTATGTTGCTATACAACACCCATATGAACCATTTCATAGCTTGCTTCCATCTCACCCAGATTTCCATTGCGGCAATGTCTCAAACACAACATACCCACTTGACTTGAACAAACAATTCATCCAGATTCCATTGTTTTGAACCCGCTGGTCATATAGCCATCACCATGGAAGAAGAAACACACCTTCATTCGAACCAACAAGCAACAAACTCCCACTGACATGCTGCAATCACCATCGAGATTCCATTGTATAGCTTCACAATCCGTTGCTTTTAGACACAAGACTTGTCACCGATGGTGGGAGAAGGTCTCAATTTCAATTGGTGAAAATAAGAATGAGCAGTTTGAAGTGATTCCTTCcataacaccaccaccaccagattgAATGGCATGAGAAATTGTTAAGCTTGATATAAGCTTAACCGTAACACCAAGTAATGCAATCCACTCAATTACAGTCCAAAATTTCACATAGGAGATTCTAATTGATTTATTTTCGTCTATCTTTTAAATACCCATCTCCATCTCTCTCAATTCCAGATCTGCAAATACCCATCTCCACCAAATCTGAATTATACCCATCTCCTTCTCCCTGTAATACCACGAGAACTCGAAATCACTTTGAATCTTCTCGAAAAATCTTCTCAATTAACGACATCAGTATGATCCTCCACTGATTTCTCCTTGTTCTCTCGGAAAAAGGAAATCAGGAAAACAAAAAAAGACGATGAAGAACAAGAAGGGAAAAACTAATATTTTTTGTAAATTATGGGTTTTAGAATAATTGTCTTTGTAAAAATGGGTGCGCGCATGAAATTTTGCGACCGTGGGTTTCACGGTAGGAAAATCTAAGAAAAcgagtctccctgtagttttcacttttgactaatcaagcaactcaatctagcccataggacttaacCATACCTAAGTCTAGACTCTCGGCCACTTGCCAAAAAATGACAAGCTTGCTGCCTTGTTGTTAACAACCAAATCTTTCggttctcttctcttctcttctcaattTGGTTCTCTCTTCTCTGTTGCTTGTACTGTTATCTATGTTGTAGATTAATGTACGTTATAAACGATATAATCtcccatccatccatccatcatcatcaacatttcTAAGgtggaaaccctaatttaaaagaGAGATGTTGAGGAATAGGAGACGAAGCCGTTATGGGGTACAATTATGTGCAATCACAGCTGCAATTCTGCTCCTATTATCAGTTTCAGTCCTTCACAGTCGTCTTGGTTTTGATCGGCAATCTTCATCGTCATCTCTAGAACGAACAGGTATAGATTTCTCACAAGATTCAGATGATATTGATGCAATTGTTGTTAATCCATTACTAGAAGACATTCAAAATGATGCTACTACTGCTTCTACTACTAATAGTGGTACTACTACatctaatgaagaagaagatagaattGATGAACTTGATATTATCGATACTGATGATCAATCTAAGGTTTCTGACGAAGAAGAAATACTTAGAGGtgttgattttgaagaagaatctgattctgaTTTGAATAATAATAGATTTAAACATTCTCCTGATTATGTTTGGGATCATATTGTTGGTGTTACTAGAAGAGCTTTTGACAAAAGATCTATTCATCCATGGCAAGATTCAGTTCCATTTGGTTCTTATTCTTCTAATTCTAATTCTGAAGATGATAAGAGCAAGATTGCATTTGGTTCTGATGATCAACCTGTTGATGAGAATGTTAGGCGTAAATTGGATCAGATTAGGGTTATTGAAGATGCATTGTTATTGAAAACATCACCATTGAGAGAAGGTTGGGCAAATTGGTTTGAAAAAAAAGGGGATTTCTTAAGAAGAGATAAAATGTTCAAGTCTAATTTGGAGAATTTAAATCCTATGAATAATCCACTGTTACAAGATCCTGATGGAGTTGGAGTTACAACTCTTACCAGGGGTGACAAGATTATGCACAAGGCGTTGCTGAATGAATTTCGCAAACTTCCTGTTGTTGTGAAGAATTCGTTTTTTGGTAATAATGTCAAGGATAGGGATGTCAATGTAGATGAAATGAAGGTGAATAAAGATAGAATGATTAATCAGGTCAAAGGAGTGGAACGTAGAACATTAGATGACAATGGAAGTAGTAATAGTTATGATGGTGCTGATAATTTAGGTTCCATTAAAAGGGTTGTTGCTGGTTATGAAAATTCAGATTCAAATGATGAGAGGAAGCTCAATCTACCAAACGGAAAGGAGCCACTAAAGCTCAATGTACCAAATGGCAAAGTGAATGTGGATTCGGGGCCTATATACGCTGATGGTTCGAGATGGGGTTATTTTCCCGGCTTGCCTCCCCATCTATCTTTTACTGATTTTGTGTCTGAGTTTTTTAGGCAAGGCAAATGTTCCTTGCAGGTGTTCATGATATGGAATTCTCCGCCTTGGATGTTTAGTGTTCGGCACCAGAGAGGCCTTGAAAGCCTTTTGTACCACCATCCAGATGCTTGTGTTATGGTCTTCTCTGAAACAATTGAACTTGATTTCTTCAGGGACTTCGTGAAAGATGGGTAAGAGCTCTAACTGTTCCTACATTTGTCATTAAGAGTTTTGATGTTTTTTTGTCGGTCAAGGCTTttgttcttttataatataatacaaAATATATCTTCCGCGGCACATGCAGCAAAACAGTCAGGCAGATAAACCAACCAAGTTAACCTAATGGCCTTACTATTTATAGTCAAAGATATCAATAGCCAAATAAGGTGTTCTGACCTCAAAAGAAGACTTAGCACGTGAAGCATTAACTAGCAGTTATGTAATTTATGCCTTCAGTTGGCATAGAAATATTTGTCCTTTAGAGTGAATAGTATTCATAAGTAGCAGTACAATGTCCAAAATAGCTGTTCAGTTTTCACCTAATGCATTTGATATTTGGGGTTGTCCAAATACTTTGGTGCCCCTTGTGATGGTGCACGGCTCCAGACTTACCTCTTTAACTTGTTGTAGAACTGCCAAGACGGCTGATGCCTCCGTTTATTCTGAGTCTGATGCCTTAATTTTGAGTGTTTGCTGGGTAATGGATGGAATATTATCAGCACCAAAAGTGTTATCGGTTCGACAATTATTTTGTGAGTTTTTGTCTGCAGTTTTGAACTCATGTGTGCACCTTTGACACGCTGGCCGGTCATAAATCAGAAGATTGATTTGGGGAGCAGCATGATTACATAGGATATGCCTGGTGAGAGTTGCAGAATTAGGTTTAAGATGTTTCCGTGATCCATGCTAGTGCTGTTAGATAAACTATTAGGAGCAGAATGCCACTTTGATTTATAACTCACATTTGATTTGATGAATAACTTATCTAGACTTTCAATTTTGTTCCACTCAGAACACACAAATCATGACCTTCACCAAGAAGTAAAAGAAGTCTACTTAGTGCAGGCAAACAGTTTGTGGGACATTTCATTTAATCCTTGCAATTGTTTCCAAGTGCCTGAAACTTTCTGATTAGATATCATGATTCAGGACCTGCTGGTCATATTGTTCTACTATGTAAGAAGATAGATGAACAGTTTTCTCTTAGTGCTATAGGATTCTGTGGTTAATACCAATGCTAAGAATGCGAGAAAAACCGTAATAAGTGATAACTGTCAATTTTTTTCCCTGGGAGAGTCGAGAAACATTCTTTATAGTATATCTATTTCTCTAGGGTATGAAACTTAATTTTAGAAGATTTAAGATCTGTATTTTGTTCAGATCAGAATGTTTTTGCTTTATAGTAGTGTTATATGAACCAAGTAGTGTGGTGAAAAACGTTCCAAAGCTAACATATCAtgtttttcttccctgaaacttgTTCTAGTAAGTGCTTTAGAATATTATTGCCCTTTGTGAAAGATCGGATGTTTGTTTGCCTCTTGTTGTGCAGCTTCAGAATTGCTGCTGCTATGCCAAATCTTGATGAACTGCTGGAGAATACCCCAACTCATGAATTTGTATCAGCTTGGTTTGAATGGAGAAAGACCGATTTCTATCCTGTCCACTATAGTGAGCTTATCCGCATTGCTGCTCTGTACAAGTATGTTGGCTTATTCATCCATTTATCATTTGTATAAATGATATCTTTTCCGATATGTTAGTTTTCACTTTCTTAGCGATGTGATTGTTTATGTTATCCTATTCTACTCTTTTACTCCTGACACTTGGTACTCTGATTTGTCGTTAAATTGCTATTATCATGTATTCGCAGAAGAAAAAAGTAGTGATACTTATGGTTAGGAAAACATGAACAAAGTGTGCTCTCTTATTTTCAATTCTGATGATAAAATCCTTTTTGCTGATCAGAAAGTAAAGACAGAACATAGGATTAAGTGGAAAAAGTTTAATGGAGGGATATTAACAGCTGATATGTTTTCAGGCTTTCTCATCGATTATATATTAATTAGATATTGGAAAATTTGGTTTCTCATCGATTATATATTAATTAGATGTAACCTCTTAGCTTACTTCACTGAATATAGTCTGAGGAGTTTCATAGTACGTATATGAACAACTTAAATACCTTGTACTTAATTAGTAGATCGCTATACCTAGAAAagcaaattttccaaaaagtatCTGAGATTAGGATCGAGCATCGTTGTATTATGTTTTCAATGTGGATCCACTAAGAATAATCATGTACCACAGAGGCATAGAGGAGTAAGATGATGTAACATTGCAGCACTAACTTCGACTTGTCGTTACGCGAACAAAAGGCCTTTTAACTTTTCTCTTGATCCGTTAAAGAAATTATAGTGGCCGTTTATAAGCTTTTCTATGGTGATCTCTATTATTTTCTTGTAACCTTTTTAGTTTTTACTATGCTTGCTTGTTAAATTTGAACCATAGTTTATTTTGCTTCTTCGTACAGATTTGGAGGCCTCTATCTAGATTCTGACATTGTTGTATTAAAGCCATTAGCTTCAGTTAACAATTTCGTTAGCATGGAGGATCAACTGAGCAATGATTCTTTTACAGGTGCTGCAATGGCATTCAAGAAGTCCAGGTACTTCTTTAATTGCCCTAACAATAACTCGTTAATACTTAATAATAATTCTGGTACAGAATTTCTCTCTACTTGTAACGCAATTTGAGCCAATAATGTGCATATAAGCACTTTCacctttgatatatttaacaaTCATACGTGATTATGCATTTTTTTGTAGAAATTAATAGCTGTTTATGTTATTCGGTAGCATGCTTTTGTCGCATGTTTAGCTTTCTGGCAGGCATCTTTATTTTGATTTCACAGTAGTCTATGAGCTGTTGTTCATCTTTGTCCTTGATTAAGTGTGACAATTGACAATGTTTCCGTCTCTATACGCATGAATACTAGAGTCGAGGGATCTTCTCAATGGTGACtatactttcctttttctctattcTAATTCACTGTTAATCGTTATCAACATTTTGATGCAGTCCCTTTATAATGAAGTGTCTAAAAGAATATTATGAGACATACGACGACACCCTCTTAAGATGGAATGGGGCTGAACTTTTGAAAAGAGTAGGCAAACAATCTTCAAGCATAAACAACAGCTCCAACAAACAGCTCGATACAAGTATGCAACCTTCCTCCTTATTCTTCTCTATAGGGCGGAAAAATATCACAAGGTATGTTTCCAACTGTTGATGCCGTGTTAGCTATCGTATATTTTTGCAAAGATTTGTTTGCTCTGCATAGGCAGCAGGCCATGCAAGTATGGTTTGTAGAACTTTAACTGGTGATGCACCTGTGGCGAGCAACATCGTCTAGATAATTCCTTCCCTCCTATTCTCGATTGTTCTCGTATACACCAAATGGACAATTTTTGGACAATAGCTTTTAAAAACGACGTTTAAAATTCTTTAACTATGATAATTCTCTTCCCTTATTTATTGAAAAACTTGCAGCACCATAAGTTTCTTCTGCATCGTAATAACTTTGAGACATTTCAAACAGATACTTCAATGCACCTGCAGACGAGACTGAAATGGCCGAACAAGATATCCTCTTCAGAAGGATTTTGAAGGAGTCCTACATATTTCATTTTTGGAATAGTGTGACGTCTACCATTGTTCCAGATCCTGGAAGCCTTGTATGGAGAATTCTGAACCACTTCTGCATTCGTTGTCTggatgttctatgatctgtacaGTTTGCAGAAACCAAGTCAAGTCAAGCTCTTCTCCAACCTTTATCTTTCCAATCATCCAGTCCATGAAAGGATTCTCAAGGATCTGTGGTGTCATTTGATCAGGCTACAATCTGGAAACAAGATCAGATATTCGTTGTTTCTAAATATTTTGTAAGTTATTAAACAAGCAAACTGTGTTGTTGAGGTTGGAAAAGTTAAAGTCTGCATCACGGGCAACAAAAACTGAAGGATGCAGGTGTTTGAAGGGCAGAGGGAAGTTGTCGGTTCTCATCAAATGACGAGTTATAACTAGAAGGAGAAAGTCTGATCTGGGAGAGCCGGACGAAATTTTGAGGGTTGGGTTCTTGGAGGTAAGCTTGTTTGTTGTACTTCTCTGTAAGAGCCATGAAGCATGGCGAAAGATACAGAAATTTAAAAGAAGATTAGAAGGGTGTGACTGTTGACTCCTTCATATATAAAAAATTCCTTTAGAACCTAATTGTAAGTCTGGTGCTGAGATGTTGAGCAAATGAAATACAGATGCATAAACAAAAACCAAGTCGACTGTGTTTGCGGTactttttttccattttcataaACCACTCGCAGGGGAAAATCAAGGATATAAGATGTTGTTTCGGAAAATTTGTTGGATGCTATTAGTATTAGTAGTTCTGAGAAATTGGGGACTGGGGAGTATAACAGTAATGTTAAGATGCATTGCGGATcagtacttcaaaaaaaaaaagagttcagaTCAGCATATACATCTCCAACAACTGAAGCTAAACTTGACATGGCTTGGATGGTAAGTAAGAGAAATGTTCATAAACTGCAGATCAACTGTAATAGCAAATTTTGCAAGAAATATAAGCAGCCGATCTTCTTCATCGTATACTCTCGAGTCGAAACTTCCGATCAGTTAGTCCATGGCATTGGGTCCATAACATCTTTTCCTTGCAGGATTCCAAACCCATTGAACTAAGAACTTCCATTCACACCATTCAAGTTATACCCATTTCCCAGTTCGTCCTTATAGGTTTTCCCCacatatccaccaccaccaccagatccATAAACACCAAcacacaaatcagcaatttctgTAGGTGCAATTGGATCATCACCAGCATACCATGCATTCACAAGCGGATTACTTGATACCTCAGCAAGTTCATGTGCTATTACACTTATCATCCCATCAACACCCACGTCCCCGTTTGGTGGACCCATCACATTTCTGCTGGGGTTATTGAGCCCACCACcagcactaccaccaccaccgttATACTTTGGCTGTGC includes the following:
- the LOC113289995 gene encoding uncharacterized protein At4g19900-like: MLRNRRRSRYGVQLCAITAAILLLLSVSVLHSRLGFDRQSSSSSLERTGIDFSQDSDDIDAIVVNPLLEDIQNDATTASTTNSGTTTSNEEEDRIDELDIIDTDDQSKVSDEEEILRGVDFEEESDSDLNNNRFKHSPDYVWDHIVGVTRRAFDKRSIHPWQDSVPFGSYSSNSNSEDDKSKIAFGSDDQPVDENVRRKLDQIRVIEDALLLKTSPLREGWANWFEKKGDFLRRDKMFKSNLENLNPMNNPLLQDPDGVGVTTLTRGDKIMHKALLNEFRKLPVVVKNSFFGNNVKDRDVNVDEMKVNKDRMINQVKGVERRTLDDNGSSNSYDGADNLGSIKRVVAGYENSDSNDERKLNLPNGKEPLKLNVPNGKVNVDSGPIYADGSRWGYFPGLPPHLSFTDFVSEFFRQGKCSLQVFMIWNSPPWMFSVRHQRGLESLLYHHPDACVMVFSETIELDFFRDFVKDGFRIAAAMPNLDELLENTPTHEFVSAWFEWRKTDFYPVHYSELIRIAALYKFGGLYLDSDIVVLKPLASVNNFVSMEDQLSNDSFTGAAMAFKKSSPFIMKCLKEYYETYDDTLLRWNGAELLKRVGKQSSSINNSSNKQLDTSMQPSSLFFSIGRKNITRYFNAPADETEMAEQDILFRRILKESYIFHFWNSVTSTIVPDPGSLVWRILNHFCIRCLDVL